The region ctaaagataaaaaaaatacttttaatatattattttatttttttatagcaccataaacaagataaaaaatacttttaatattacttttaataacaacgtaattttattattttgttttatgttataactttcaaatagaaatgaaaataaaatacttttattaaaaagataaaaaaatatatatatatgttgctattaataactAAATAAATTAAACATAATTCATACATATTTTACATTTTATACATAAACTTTTATACCAACCTAAACAAAACTTTTATACCAACCTAAACAAAAATCACATTCATACAAAATTTTATACCAACCTAAACAAAGATCACATAAAATTTCATACAAACGTAAacaatttcaatttcatatacCAACCTAAACAACATCAATTTCATACAATTTCATATATCAACCTAAACAATATCAATTTCATACAATTTCATATACCaacataaataatatcaatttCATACAATTTCATATACCAACCTAAACAATATCAATTTCATACAATTAGTTTGTTTAAAGTATAAACctaaacaaacaacaacacaatcacatatatatacaaaacaaacaatacaattagaaaaaaaaaatattagaaaaaaacaacaaacaacaaCACAATCACATATATATACAACACAATcacatatatatacaaacaacaaACAATTTCAACACAATTCAAATTCAATTTcaataaaaattagaaaaaaaaaactaaccttTTGTTTTTGTGATGTTCAGTTTTTCTGGCTAGTCAAAGAAGCAAGTAATACTCCggtggtggctggtggtggcCACAGGCGGCAACACTAGGCGGTGGAAGGTTGAGGCAGTCACTAGGTCGGTGAAGCTTCACCACCGGTTCCTACACACCAAAAAACCTCAAATTAGGGGTAAAAATCAATACCAAAcaacaataaaaaaacaaattaggGGTAGAAACAACCTTGGATTGGGTTAATCGCCGGATATTGTCGTTGGGTAGCCGATTTCGTCGCCTGGGAGGAAAGAATGAAGAAAGAAGTCGCTATGTGCAAATAAAAGAAGGATGCGTATCTGTTTTAGGGTATACCCCTAtgccgacaacatgtcgtcggtatagggtCGACATAAACGACAAAGTATCATTTATTcctgaaataaataaatatatatatatatatatatatatatatatatatatatatatatatatatatatatatataaattaaaaaccctgtgccgacgacttgtcgtcgggaTACCATTTCCCAAAACTACGTCGTTCACTTTTTCTGACCCATGGaataaaaataaatggaaaatatttttttaccTATACCGATGACACGTCGTCGGTATAGATTTTCATATTACTGCCAACATTTTCGTCGTTCCCGCTAGACCTATGGCGACGACTTGTCGTCAGCACATTTTCGGGATAGCCGTCGTCACCTTAGTTTAATATTCTTGTAGTGTCTTTTTTATACTCCAATCAAAGAAACCTTCACACACATTCGCGTAGCCAAGAGAGAAATAAGGGGGAGATCTTGGAAGGAGTTACGTAGAAGCGGAATGTGGGAGGTAGCGATGATAACCTCCGGAACGGTAAATGTTGAGTTATTACGGCTGTGATTGAAAGTTAAGAGAGATTGAACGGCTATGAAAAAGTCTTCCACTTACCCTCAACAAtagtataaaaaaaattatttttatttctgAATTTGTTTTCCAGGCCACTGAGTTTATGTAAAAAAATTATTACGCTTGACTATTTATTCGATTATACATCAAACACCACCACAATCATAATCAACATGACCACTCGGATTGCGAAAGAGAAGAGACAATAGCACAAAATACATAAACTTCTTCAGACTCGATGAAGCTCCCAATAGCATACCAGTGAGATAAGTCTGCACCGATAATCCAACCACCCTCATTCGTCTCTTTTTCacatacagatcaaaagcatctTCAACATGGTCCAAACCCTTTTGATCCAAGTTGCTAGCTATCACAACTGCATCTTCTAACCCTGATGAGCCACCTTGCCCTAGAAACGGACCCATCACATGCATAGCGTCCCCAGCAATCGTCACTTTTCCTTTACAAAATGATCCAGTTAGCAACTCTAGTGGTGAACGATATCTTAAATGTGAAAAAGACAACGAATTTGCATCTGCAATTTCGATCATTTCTTTGATTTCTTGAGGATAATCGTTTAGCAACGCTAGGGTTGATCTCCGTATTAACTCGGGATCTTCCCAACGTCTTTCATCTGTTATCATAATTGAACAAAAAACGAAACACGATAAGTAAACAAAGAACAAATAAAGTGAAATTTATGTAAACATGGCAAAAACGACCTCCAGGAATGAGAGGTTGCGTACAGAACCAGTAGACCAATTTATCGTCGATTGGAGTTCTTCCGACTAGATTGTTGTTTTTCCTGAAACGAGTAAACTCATAGTCGAATGAATGACCATTGGGGTAGTTTGATAAGCCTCTAACTTCACAAAATGGAAACATCTTTGTAGGTTTGAGATTAAGGAAATTGGCAACAATTGACGTGCTTCCTTCGCACCCAATGACGACCTACGAGCACCAAGAACTAATATCAGTCACAAAAATGGCGAACCAGAATTGATTCAAAATTGCCATTAAAACTGGTTAATTGTAGTTCTTCTACTTAATCAAGTTACGACCTTGGCGATAATTAAGCTTCCATCGTTGAATTGAAGAACTGATTTGGTAGTTTTTGAGTCAAATTTTATAGAATCAAGTTTGCATCCGAACTTGACGGTGGCCGGAGGAAGTGCAGCGTAAAGAGTGTCGATAAGATCCTTCCTCCTCAAGCAACGAGTTTCACCTTTTCTATTGTACATCAATAAACAAACGATAAAAAATTGCGTTGAGTGATgttttttgaagttttgaaaaatgaacaaaatgttttaatatatctagagtaaattacattgaGGTTTTCTGTTGTTTCCACCCATCGAGCTCTACCATTCGTTCACTACACAGACCGGGGAGTACCGTTAATTCATGAAGATTAATTATCATATTGTGGTAATAATTCATCACCAACATCTTATTACTATTTTAGGTCAAAAATATCACGATTTAACAAAATTCTTAGGCATTCTTCGGAACACCTGatttataaattaaaagaaaaaaaaaattatataagggGATCTTGCATCCACGCATATCATTTTATCCTAGCTTACAATTCCTATTGGAGAACCAACAAAACAAAAGACacaatataatcaaataaattatttttccTGTATCTGTCAATGACTCATATCTAAGGGCAAACTTTGCACATTACTAAAAGAAGGAATCAACACATCGACCCAAGCAGCAAGCCGACTCCAAAGTTGCACCACCATCTCACACTGTATAAGAACAAGTGCAAGGACATAAAACCGAGTCCATGTCAATACCATGATCATCCACATTACATATAACATATTGTTGGTATCCAAGTTGATTGACTCTAACAACTCCATCAACAATTAATTAATCCCGCTGTTCATCTGTAGTGCCTCCATGTATATATGTCCCTCCTCTACGTAATCTTCCACACCCATAATCACTAACATGACACTATTGATCCTCCGCCACCGCAAACAACATTGGGAACTTAATTAAGACATAATTAACGCAACCTCACCCCACCATTTATCCACCAACAAATTAACGACTCAACTCTTCATTATATTTATACCCACCTTTCTACTAATCAACGTTTATTTTCAAATTAGCAAAAATATGTTACTGAGATTATTTATCCTCCAACTTCGTTTGATACCAAACCGAAGCTCAGTGCTTGTGAGAGCACAACATGTTCGGACCCTACATATTATCGTTGCTTGGGTGGGTACTACAATATTTGATATTTACTCATCTTGATCGACATTACATATGTTAGTACAACAGGTGTGCTTGTTCATGCTTGGCCCACAGGAAATACACATGCATGCTCTTAAACGGCTACTATGATATCTTAAAGGCATTCTTCATTATGGGTTATATTTATGTCTGTCATTCGTCTCTAATCTCTTGTCCTATACTGACGTGGACTGGGTAGGGTGTTTGTCTCTAGTGTCTCTTGTCCACTTCTTGGTAATGCATCTTTAATTTGTGGGGGATAATTTGGTTTCTTGGTTGGCCAAACGACATGTTGGTACGTAACACAATTTGCTTTTCGAGTTGCATTGTCTCATTCAGAAAACAATCTTTTAGTGCAATATATTTGTCATGTGTAACCGGATTCATCATCAATGTACCAAGGACTCGACCTTCACTTTGTCCATGAAAAAGTCTCTCGTGGTCAGGTTCATGTGTTCCATGTTCCTTTTCGATATTAAATTGTGGATGTTTTTACAAAAAGACTTCCATTAGTACCTTTTGAAGATTTCCATCGCAGTCTCAATGTCCGTTTACCTCCAGATTCGACTATGAGGGTgtgatataatatattgagaTATTTAGAATATATGTAAAAATATATTAGATTAGTTTGTATTTTGGAAGTTGTCATATTTGCTATTAATTATTTAGGGACTTCCTGTACCAAATTGTTTGTATATAATTTGTAATCTTATGGAATAAGGGATAAGGAGATTACCCTACTTCTAATATGTACTAAAATGGAGTTAAAAAATAAAGTCGGGCACAAAAGAGTTTACATCAAAATAATGTAAAATATGAGCTTTGGAGTGGCATTGAAAACGCCATAACGATATTTttaaagaataaataaataaataaataaaaataaaaaaatctttcAGGAACTCGATCCAAAAACGTTGACTTAACACAGGGCCACAGGGGCCTTTCCTTActctaaaatgttttaaatttatgaaaatattTGGAGATAAATTTCTTCGAATATTGCAAGACACAAATTAAGAGAGGAAAAGTATGAGGTACCTTTGAATAGGTATGGTAGTGCGACGGAGGGTATCAGCCAGGCCCAGATGATCCAGAGCTCGCCAACCATTTTGGTGGATTGTGATTGCTGCTCCGGTGATGTTCCTCAGAGATTCCGATGCCTCCATCACTACGCTTTTAATTCCCTTCTTCTGAAGAGACACAGCCGTCGCTAATCCACAAATCCCCGCCCCAATTATCACTACTTCATAATCATTATTATCATCCATCGCCAAGGCTTTCCCCATCTCTTTGACGTTTTCTAAATGTGAATCTCTTACCACTCTTTGACGTCCTAATTTACATACTCCTATATATTAGTCGGTGGGTCCATGTACCCACTGGTAATTGAATCTGTAGGTCCCATTAAACAAAGACGGCTATGCAAAATTGTCGCAGATTCGAAATTATAAATCAGCACTAAACCATAAATTTTTGCTGAAACGTTTACATCGtagtttcaaaaaaataaatttgtgAGAAAATTTTAGTATATAGTTAAACCAGTTTAACGTCATAATTTCATAATTAGCTTTTTAAACTGTGCAGAAAATACTCTGAAATTTGATAATTGTTATCAAAGTAAATCCAATGTTACCTTCTTAGCCCGTCCTAATGGTTAATTGGTTTGTGTTAGCAACCTAAGTGGGCCAAAACGAAGCCGTCTTACATCCTATTCTGATGCGGATTGAAATTGTGAAATCATTCAAAAATGGATAAAGAAATTCATCCCACATtttctttctatttattttttaattcatttGAATGGCTACAAATATTACAATTTAACTAGTATGTGATCCGGGCTTCGCccaaattgttttttttaaacaaaaatgggACCAAAAGTGTCGAGTTCAACAAAATCTaggaattatttatttaaattaagcaATTCCCTCACAaaaatctttaatatatatataaaaaacaaaaatgcgACCAAAGTATCAAGTTCAGCAAATAAAGGGGCCTATTAAGTAAATTAAGCCAATTCAGGGACCATTTATTTAGATTAAGCCAATTCCCTCACAaaaatctttaatatatataaaatacagaAAATGGGACCAATAATGTTAAGTTCAACAACATCTAGGGACCATTTTTTTAAATTAGACCAATTCCCACACAGAAATCACTATCCGTAAGCATGTTATGCTTTTCATttgtatattaataataaaattaataatattcAATACACTTCACATTATTTTATATGGATAACACAAGTAAGAAAAAAATAGGAGGATATGTTTTTTTTGGTATTTGTTTGGAATTGAACTCAACACCTACTCCCAGTTAGAAACTCCTATACTCAAAGATAGACACTTTTTTAGCCAACCTTCAATTAAAatttattattaaaagaaaatatattgaaTTTGAACGACAAATCTACTTTTCTCCTTAATTATAACTATATTCTCGACGGGACTTGAATCCTTAACCTCAAGTAGCGTATGCGGCTAAAATTATGTTATTTTATAACGTATGTGAATTCGACTATTGACCAATTAAAAAAActtttttatacatataaatatataaatgcataaaatatatattatgaaGTGTTTGATAGTTAGACTATATCATGTCATGATCTTTTTGTCGGCAGCATTCCGACGGCAGATATTGTTGACTGTAAATACCGTCTCTCAACCTATTTCTTTGCCCGTGACAATCTTCAACGGTacaggtctctctctctctctctctctctctctctctctctctctctctctctctctctctctctctctctctctctctctctcaattgtAGGCAATAAATGGCACCTCACCTTACTCGTagtaaaaacataacaaaaatatCAAATACTTATGTGGTAAAAATATCACTACATCCTTTAGCCTTATACATTTTAGCCCATGCGGTATGTATTATACAAATAAATTCGCTTTGAGTTAGTTAAAATACCACCCTACAAATACATCCAATATAGATTATACaaataaaatatgttttatatatacaaatgcATAAAATACATGCTTATACACAAAAGGATATATCCCTTTAGGTCGCACCTTGGAACTTACTGATAGACAAGAAGTCATGATGAGTTTGTAAAATGGTACAAATGGAACATAAACAAGAAACAGGCTAGTGGTAATAATAGAACCTAAACTATGGGCAATATTTAGACAATTAAGGCTAAAGGGTGTGGCCGCGGTTTGGGGCCGCGGTTTGTGCCACCTCAGCCGCGCACACCGCCCCAGGCTGCGGTTCTCTGCGGTTTTGGCCGCAGTGCGGTAGTCCATGGCCGCActcctttttctcttttctcctCTTTTACTTgcactctctctcttctctcaaccaattatctttttttttcttttttcttttctctctccTAACCTTTTTCCCACTCCCTCATTGCGGTTTCTAGTTGATGAAATAAGAAAAAATCTGAGTTGGCGTCTACGTGGCATAAGAGGGAGTGCGGTTTCGGTAgcaccactccctccagcctaaGGAGAAAATATCGCCATCAATAGCAACTTAGAACATGAAATCtgaaaaagcaccaaaatcaaaGTAATGAGGGCACACCAAAATCACATGGCACCATAGCAGTGAGGGCACACCACATTAAAACTTGCTGCATCTTTATTTTCATTTCGAGCTCAAAGTCCCAAGAATAACAATGAACTTCCATGACTATGATCAATCTCAACTTCATTCTACATCAATGTCCACCAGAAACGATGTATTAATGGTGATAGATCCCACCAATTAGACGATATGCCATCATTAAACTTCCATAGTACCCGAGGGGTAAAATCGTCCAAAAATTGCACTGGCGAATTGTCAGGTAATTTGAAACTTCCAACGACTTCAGATTGAACTTCAACAAGGTACCGGTCCATGATAGCGAAAATCTCTCAAGATCAACCATTTTTAAAACAGGGGTAAAATCGTCTATAATTTGCTTAACAGGTAAATCGGCCCAATGGGAGCTACCAGCAGTAACAGATTGTGTTGACCTTCGGTTTCACTATGTCAAACAACCAACTCACCACCTAAATCTCTCAAGATCACATTGAAATTCCTCTATCACAGTAAGTAAGTCGTCGTGAAGAACTCCTAATATCATAGCAAGTGCTTCATTTGAAGAATCATCAAGGGAACACATGCAGCAATTTCGGGAAAAATTATCCTTGGGCATGGCTATAATGCCACCCTTTTGATTGCTTGATCAGTGAGATAAATGGAGGCACAAGCGCCTTTGGCAACCATGAAGTTCACATGTAGAGGTGCAAAACagaccaaaacacacacacacacacacacacacaccaagttACATATACTCAAATATACATAGTTGGATGTTGGATCATTAATTTTCTTGGAAACCATGGTTTTCAGCTTCAATTGAAGATTTTACTAACCATATTGAATTAGTAAATTACCAATACTTTGATCATTACGATTGATTCTTTATTTGATTACACAACTTATCTGGTTCATATCTTTGCCCTAATCCTATAAGTAAACCTGTTTAATCAAAATCACAAGTAACATCCGAGTCTAAAGATCTCTAAACACATCAAAGACCACCACAATCATAATCAACATGGCCACTCGAGTTGCGAAAGATAAGAGACAATAACACAACATACATAAACTGCTTTAGACGCGAAGAAGCTCCCAATAGCATACCCGTGAAATAAGTCTGCAACGATAATCGAACCACCCTCATTCTTCGTTCTTTTACATAGAGATTAAACGCTTCTTCCGCATTGTCCAAACCCTTTTCAGCCAAGTTCCTAGCCAACACCACCGCATCTTCTAACCCTGCTGAACCACCTTGCCCTAGAAACGGACCCATCACATGCATAGCGTCCCCAGCAACTGTCACTCTTCCTTTACAAAACGTCCCCCTTACCAAGTCCCATGGTGCACGATATCTTAAATGTGTAAAAGACAACGAATTTGCATCCG is a window of Lactuca sativa cultivar Salinas chromosome 1, Lsat_Salinas_v11, whole genome shotgun sequence DNA encoding:
- the LOC111913468 gene encoding monooxygenase 1, with product MGKALAMDDNNDYEVVIIGAGICGLATAVSLQKKGIKSVVMEASESLRNITGAAITIHQNGWRALDHLGLADTLRRTTIPIQSERMVELDGWKQQKTSIKGETRCLRRKDLIDTLYAALPPATVKFGCKLDSIKFDSKTTKSVLQFNDGSLIIAKVVIGCEGSTSIVANFLNLKPTKMFPFCEVRGLSNYPNGHSFDYEFTRFRKNNNLVGRTPIDDKLVYWFCTQPLIPGDERRWEDPELIRRSTLALLNDYPQEIKEMIEIADANSLSFSHLRYRSPLELLTGSFCKGKVTIAGDAMHVMGPFLGQGGSSGLEDAVVIASNLDQKGLDHVEDAFDLYVKKRRMRVVGLSVQTYLTGMLLGASSSLKKFMYFVLLSLLFRNPSGHVDYDCGGV